From one Staphylococcus kloosii genomic stretch:
- the tsf gene encoding translation elongation factor Ts, translating into MAISAKLVKELREKTGAGMMDCKKALTETDGDIDKAIDYLREKGISKAAKKADRIAAEGLVHAEQKGNDAAIVEINSETDFVARNEGFQELVKEIAIQVLETKVNTVEELSETKLSDGKTVDERMKESIATIGEKLSIRRFAVRTKTDNDAFGIYKHMGGRIGVLSVVEGTTDQEAAKDVAMHIAAINPKYVSSDQVNEEEIAHEKEVLKQQALNEGKPENIVEKMVEGRLRKYLQEICAVDQNFVKDPDQTVEAYLKSKGGKLVDFVRYEVGEGMEKREENFADEVKGQMK; encoded by the coding sequence ATGGCAATTTCAGCTAAACTTGTTAAAGAATTACGTGAAAAAACTGGCGCTGGTATGATGGACTGTAAAAAAGCGCTAACTGAAACAGATGGTGACATCGATAAAGCAATCGACTACCTACGTGAAAAAGGTATCTCAAAAGCAGCTAAAAAAGCTGACCGTATTGCGGCAGAAGGTTTAGTACATGCAGAACAAAAAGGAAACGACGCAGCAATCGTAGAAATCAACTCAGAAACAGACTTCGTTGCTCGTAATGAAGGTTTCCAAGAATTAGTTAAAGAAATTGCGATCCAAGTTCTTGAAACTAAAGTGAACACTGTAGAAGAATTATCTGAAACTAAATTATCTGACGGTAAAACAGTTGACGAACGTATGAAAGAATCAATTGCTACAATTGGTGAAAAATTAAGCATTCGTCGTTTTGCAGTTAGAACTAAAACAGATAATGACGCTTTCGGTATTTACAAACACATGGGTGGACGTATTGGCGTATTAAGCGTTGTTGAAGGAACAACAGACCAAGAAGCTGCTAAAGATGTTGCTATGCATATCGCAGCAATTAACCCTAAATATGTTTCTTCTGACCAAGTAAACGAAGAAGAAATCGCACACGAAAAAGAAGTGCTTAAACAACAAGCATTAAATGAAGGTAAACCAGAAAATATCGTTGAAAAAATGGTAGAAGGCCGTTTACGTAAATATTTACAAGAAATTTGTGCAGTAGACCAAAACTTTGTTAAAGATCCTGACCAAACAGTTGAAGCTTACTTGAAATCTAAAGGTGGTAAACTTGTTGACTTCGTACGTTATGAAGTAGGCGAAGGTATGGAAAAACGTGAAGAAAACTTCGCTGATGAAGTTAAAGGACAAATGAAATAA
- the codY gene encoding GTP-sensing pleiotropic transcriptional regulator CodY, translating into MSLLSKTRELNTLLQKHKGIAVDFKDMAQTISSVTVTNVFIVSRKGKILGSSLNELLKNERIIQMLENRHIPSEYTEKLMDVKETQSNITINDVLTVFPPENEDLFKDSRTTIFPLLGGGERLGTLVLGRVHDDFSENDLVLGEYAATVIGMEILREKHNEVEQEARDKAAINMAINSLSYSESEAIDHIFEELGGKEGLLIASKVADRVGITRSVIVNALRKLESAGVIESRSLGMKGTFIKVKKEKFLDELSNIK; encoded by the coding sequence ATGAGTTTATTATCAAAAACAAGAGAATTAAATACACTATTACAAAAGCATAAAGGTATAGCTGTAGACTTTAAAGATATGGCACAAACAATCAGTAGCGTTACCGTAACTAATGTATTTATCGTATCAAGAAAAGGTAAAATCTTAGGATCAAGTTTAAATGAACTATTAAAAAATGAACGTATCATTCAAATGCTAGAAAATCGTCATATTCCAAGTGAATATACTGAAAAATTAATGGACGTGAAAGAAACACAATCAAATATTACTATCAATGATGTACTTACAGTATTCCCACCTGAAAATGAAGATTTATTCAAAGATAGCAGAACAACAATCTTCCCATTATTAGGTGGAGGAGAGCGTTTAGGTACACTAGTATTAGGACGTGTTCATGACGATTTCTCTGAAAATGATTTAGTGTTAGGTGAATATGCTGCTACAGTTATCGGTATGGAAATTCTACGTGAAAAACATAACGAGGTAGAACAAGAAGCACGTGATAAAGCAGCAATAAATATGGCTATTAATTCACTTTCTTATTCAGAAAGCGAAGCTATTGATCATATCTTTGAAGAACTAGGTGGCAAAGAAGGATTACTTATCGCATCTAAAGTTGCAGATAGAGTTGGTATAACAAGATCTGTTATAGTTAACGCGTTAAGAAAATTAGAAAGTGCGGGTGTTATTGAATCTCGTTCACTTGGTATGAAAGGTACTTTTATTAAAGTTAAAAAAGAAAAATTCCTTGATGAATTAAGTAATATTAAATAA
- the rpsB gene encoding 30S ribosomal protein S2 encodes MAVISMKQLLEAGVHFGHQTRRWNPKMKRYIFTERNGIYIIDLQKTVKKVEEAYNFIKQISEDGGRVLFVGTKKQAQESVKAEAERAGQFYVNQRWLGGILTNYKTISKRIKRISEIEKMEEDGLFEVLPKKEVVELKKEYDRLIKFLGGIRDMKSMPQALFVVDPRKERNAIAEARKLNIPIVGIVDTNCDPDEIDYVIPANDDAIRAVKLLTGKMADAVLEGQQGVSNEEVAAEQNINLEESTETEATESASTEENTSVESN; translated from the coding sequence ATGGCAGTAATTTCAATGAAACAATTACTAGAAGCAGGTGTTCACTTCGGTCACCAAACACGCCGTTGGAACCCAAAAATGAAAAGATACATTTTCACTGAGAGAAATGGTATCTATATCATCGACTTACAAAAAACAGTTAAAAAAGTAGAAGAAGCTTATAACTTCATTAAACAAATTTCTGAAGATGGCGGACGCGTTTTATTTGTAGGTACTAAAAAACAAGCACAAGAATCAGTTAAAGCTGAAGCAGAACGTGCTGGTCAATTTTACGTAAACCAAAGATGGTTAGGCGGAATCTTAACTAACTACAAAACAATCTCTAAACGTATCAAACGCATCTCTGAAATTGAAAAAATGGAAGAAGATGGCTTATTCGAAGTATTACCTAAAAAAGAAGTTGTAGAACTTAAAAAAGAATACGACCGTTTAATCAAATTCTTAGGCGGTATTCGTGATATGAAATCAATGCCTCAAGCATTATTTGTAGTTGACCCTCGTAAAGAGCGTAACGCAATTGCTGAAGCACGTAAATTAAACATCCCTATCGTGGGTATTGTGGATACAAACTGTGATCCTGATGAAATTGATTACGTTATCCCAGCAAACGATGACGCTATTCGCGCAGTTAAATTATTAACTGGTAAAATGGCAGATGCAGTCTTAGAAGGTCAACAAGGTGTATCTAATGAAGAAGTAGCAGCAGAACAAAACATTAATCTTGAAGAATCAACTGAAACTGAAGCTACTGAATCAGCATCAACTGAAGAAAACACTTCTGTTGAATCAAACTAA